The following are encoded in a window of Castanea sativa cultivar Marrone di Chiusa Pesio chromosome 5, ASM4071231v1 genomic DNA:
- the LOC142634361 gene encoding uncharacterized protein LOC142634361: protein MAASEHAKEYPFEEEDEEYSESEGSHSDHDSDDSDKDPSYTILEKTSAKFSNLSIKNNKKSKARIVEDNDMDCEGDSNEVEVVVPELDEKDKKSYEEVQKIIEAGQLEKLKVDQCKVYLRKNGLRLTGNKDTLIQRIKEHLEILNGGGENKYPASSFVLNCKGDACTGDVVMFEQNVYEMFNIASRSASGPPCGKRIVAGRIVKESYGAAKQQHTFTIEVLWSKGEKPLPPLHPLLIKGRNLYRLKTLRQRWEDEGNRQKVLMEKHSRGFVARSDRESRIQEKENKKMRISKKETNRNQSQFNSISTVKSAIQLPQSDLLVNSRKPTFQPSQSGQNYNSEKSGFGPPKLDPSVNSGKPANSQQQFVAFLDPGKLDMRPQQLGSFTYLGRPTEQTRVAATQPRIAATQPQQQTNTTKSDYHDQQPSQSFVESMHASNMERMYSGHQAYIQRNNYQSHNDKYPNTYGTRGLSDRTYNRQPFTSMNQFPPRSPPPLTSVNHFPSMSLPRRQGHMQQQLCRYYAQGRCHFGDSCKFLHERRREYGQRREDRWPCDQRNLGR from the exons atggCGGCCTCCGAGCACGCCAAAGAATACCCATTTGAAGAAGAGGATGAAGAATACAGTGAAAGTGAAGGGTCTCACTCAGATCATGATTCTGATGACTCGGATAAAGACCCAAGTTACACTATTCTTGAAAAAACCAGTGCCAAGTTTTCTAACCTctcaataaaaaacaacaaaaaatcaaaggcTCG GATTGTTGAAGATAATGATATGGATTGTGAGGGAGATTCAAATGAGGTGGAGGTGGTAGTGCCAGAACTTGATGAGAAAGATAAGAAAAGCTATGAGGAAGTGCAAAAGATCATTGAAG CTGGCCAGCTAGAGAAACTGAAAGTGGACCAGTGTAAGGTTTATCTAAGGAAGAATGGACTGAGATTGACGGGCAACAAGGATACACTCATTCAGCGCATTAAGGAGCATCTTGA GATTTTAAATGGTGGAGGGGAGAACAAATACCCCGCCTCTAGCTTTGTGTTGAATTGTAAAG GTGATGCATGCACTGGTGATGTTGTTATGTTTGAGCAAAATGTTTATGAAAT GTTCAATATAGCATCCCGAAGTGCCAGTGGTCCTCCTTGTGGCAAAAGGATTGTTGCAGGCCGCATTGTGAAAGAAAGCTATGGTGCTGCCAAGCAACAGCATACCTTTACT ATTGAAGTACTCTGGAGCAAGGGGGAGAAACCACTCCCACCACTTCATCCCCTCCTAATTAAGGGTCGAAACCTTTACCGACTAAAGACTTTGAGACAG AGATGGGAAGATGAAGGGAATAGGCAGAAAGTTTTGATGGAAAAGCACTCCAGGGGGTTTGTTGCAAGGTCTGATAGAGAATCACGGATCcaagagaaggaaaataagaaaatgcG GATCTCAAAAAAGGAGACAAATAGAAACCAAtctcaattcaattcaatctcAACTGTAAAATCTGCAATCCAACTACCACAGTCAGATTTATTGGTCAATTCAAGGAAACCAACATTTCAACCTTCACAGTCAGGCCAAAATTATAATTCAGAAAAATCAGGATTTGGACCTCCTAAGTTGGATCCATCTGTTAATTCAGGAAAACCAGCAAATTCTCAGCAACAGTTTGTTGCATTCCTTGATCCAGGGAAACTAGATATGAGGCCTCAGCAGTTAGGATCATTCACTTATTTAGGAAGGCCAACTGAGCAAACTCGAGTAGCAGCAACTCAACCAAGAATAGCAGCAACTCAACCACAGCAGCAAACTAATACAACAAAAAGTGACTATCACGACCAGCAACCTTCTCAGAGCTTTGTTGAGTCTATGCATGCAAGTAATATGGAAAGAATGTACAGTGGCCATCAAGCTTACATTCAACGCAACAACTATCAATCTCATAACGACAAATATCCAAATACTTATGGGACAAGAGGGTTATCAGATAGGACTTATAATAGACAGCCATTTACAAGCATGAACCAGTTTCCACCAAGGAGTCCACCACCATTGACAAGCGTGAACCACTTTCCATCAATGAGTCTGCCACGGAGGCAAGGCCATATGCAACAACAGCTATGCAGATACTATGCTCAAGGGAGGTGCCATTTTGGAGATAGTTGCAAATTTTTGCATGAACGAAGAAGAGAATATGGCCAGAGGAGGGAAGATAGGTGGCCTTGTGACCAGAGAAATTTAGGAAGGTGA
- the LOC142634016 gene encoding putative pentatricopeptide repeat-containing protein At1g10330, whose product MQHSPECLLQLLQRLLKHRNQIKQIHSLLITKGHLLYSTNITAPNSKWMSTLLYNTLIRAYVDLGQAHNTLVLFTHMLAHGAPPNSHTFPSLIKAATFSSPSLGQPLHTQVIKRGVLFDPFIQTSFVRFYAQLGELFDARKVFEEISQPCVVAYNAMLDAFGKNGDMGSAFLLFKCMPKRDVVSWTSIINGFERNGCFSEAIKFFQKMITHEDAMACSVRPNEATYVSVLSSCANLNGGALSSGKQIHGYVIKNEIILTVFTGTALIDLYGKTGCLRNAVNVFDQMVVKEVCTWNAMITTLASNGREMEALDMFEKMKMKGQHPNEVTFVAVLTACARGKFVELGLKLFQSMLHEFGIVAIMEHYGCVVDLLGRAGLLKEATDFVRSMPFEPDGSVLGALFGACKIHGAIELGTAVGQRLLELQPWHSGRYMVLSNINAGVERWDHATDFRKAMAVAGIQKIPAYSLIELL is encoded by the coding sequence ATGCAGCATTCACCTGAGTGTCTACTCCAACTCCTCCAGCGTTTGCTCAAACACCgaaaccaaatcaaacaaatccATTCCCTCCTTATTACCAAAGGTCACCTCCTCTATAGCACAAACATTACAGCACCAAATTCAAAATGGATGAGCACCCTCCTCTACAACACTTTGATAAGAGCTTATGTAGATCTTGGACAAGCTCACAACACCCTTGTCCTCTTCACTCACATGCTTGCCCATGGAGCCCCTCCCAACAGCCACACCTTCCCTTCCCTCATCAAAGCTGCAACCTTTTCCTCACCATCTTTGGGCCAACCCCTTCATACCCAAGTCATCAAGCGCGGTGTTCTGTTTGACCCGTTTATTCAAACATCATTTGTAAGATTCTATGCACAACTTGGTGAACTGTTTGATGCCCGTAAGGTGTTTGAGGAAATTTCGCAACCATGTGTTGTTGCGTACAATGCGATGCTTGATGCGTTTGGCAAGAATGGGGATATGGGGTCTGCTTTTTTGCTCTTTAAATGCATGCCTAAGAGAGATGTGGTATCTTGGACGAGTATTATTAATGGGTTTGAGAGGAATGGGTGCTTTAGTGAGGCAATTAAGTTTTTCCAAAAGATGATAACGCATGAAGATGCGATGGCATGTTCGGTAAGGCCTAATGAAGCTACATATGTTAGTGTACTCTCTTCATGTGCTAATTTAAATGGAGGAGCTCTTTCTTCTGGAAAGCAAATTCATGGATATGTTATTAAGAATGAGATTATATTGACTGTATTTACAGGGACGGCACTGATAGATCTTTATGGTAAGACAGGTTGTTTGAGAAATGCTGTAAATGTTTTCGACCAAATGGTGGTTAAAGAGGTTTGCACTTGGAATGCGATGATAACTACTCTTGCTTCCAATGGGAGAGAGATGGAGGCTTTGGATATGTTTGAGAAGATGAAAATGAAAGGCCAGCATCCTAATGAGGTCACATTTGTTGCTGTCCTGACTGCTTGTGCTCGTGGCAAATTTGTGGAGTTGGGATTAAAGTTGTTTCAATCAATGCTGCATGAGTTTGGGATTGTAGCCATAATGGAACACTATGGATGTGTAGTTGATCTCTTGGGCAGAGCAGGCTTACTTAAGGAAGCAACAGATTTTGTAAGAAGTATGCCCTTTGAGCCCGATGGTTCTGTGTTGGGGGCTCTTTTTGGTGCTTGTAAGATCCATGGAGCCATTGAGCTGGGAACTGCAGTGGGGCAAAGGCTACTTGAATTGCAGCCATGGCATAGTGGGCGATACATGGTGTTATCAAACATTAATGCTGGGGTGGAGAGATGGGATCATGCCACCGATTTCAGGAAAGCAATGGCGGTGGCTGGAATTCAGAAAATTCCAGCCTATAGTTTGATTGAGTTACTGTAA